The Impatiens glandulifera chromosome 3, dImpGla2.1, whole genome shotgun sequence genome contains a region encoding:
- the LOC124929047 gene encoding pentatricopeptide repeat-containing protein At5g02860, translating into MADKLSLPLLLPNPPLSRPFFQDPSPNHLQVPSLKPSQPQLTPLLQDLLPHKNINTNQSPIPRLRRRIGKHKDMNKGKPWSHHRLSPQGQLTLQILISPNFNITQLHETLLKLFDSREEEEEEGEIELGLSYDVLGIVKGLGFNRKSDLAIEVFNWVRRRDNSSVLLNGSVIAVIISTLGKEGRVSDAVSFLHNLYKHGFPLDVYAYTSLITACGSNGKYREAIRLFKQMEEEGCQPTLITYNVILNVYGKMGMPWNKAIELLDHMKSIGVMPDAYTYNTLIACCRRGSLYEEAKNVFEEMKSVGFLPDKVTYNALLDVYGKSRRPKEAMEVLSEMERNGFSPTIVTYNSLIAAYLRDGLLNEAQELKDRMVGIGIKPDVFTYTTLLSGFERAGKDESAMMVFEEMRNSGCNPNICTFNALIKMYGNRGKFTEMMKIFEDIHSARCTPDVVTWNTLLAVFGQNGMDSEVSGVFREMKREGFVAERDTFNTLISAYSRCGSFEQAMDMYKRMLESGVIPDLSTYNSVLAALARGGLWEQSERVLNEMSEHGCKPNELTHSSLLHAYANGKAIEKMRSFQERIHSGAIESHAVLLKTLVLVNSKRNLLTETERAFQELRKSGCCIDITTLNSMVSIYGRRQMIAKANEILRFMNDNGFTPTLTTYNSLMYMYSRSMNFTRSEEILRDNILAKGMKPDIISYNTVIYAYCRNGQLKEASRIFTEMTESGLEPDVITYNTFIASYAADSMFVEAIDVIGYMIKRGCKPNQSTYNSIVDWYSKLDRLDEAIMFINNLRKLDPYVSKDEERRLTERLSSTSR; encoded by the coding sequence ATGGCGGACAAGCTATCTCTCCCACTTCTTCTTCCAAACCCTCCTCTTTCAAGACCCTTCTTTCAAGACCCATCGCCAAACCACCTCCAAGTTCCATCTCTGAAGCCATCTCAACCTCAATTGACACCTCTTCTCCAAGACCTTCTCCCTCACAAGAACATAAACACCAATCAATCCCCAATCCCCAGGTTGCGCCGTCGCATAGGAAAGCACAAAGACATGAACAAAGGAAAACCCTGGTCTCACCACCGTCTATCTCCTCAAGGTCAGCTCACTCTTCAAATTCTCATTTCCCCCAATTTTAACATTACTCAACTCCACGAAACCTTGCTCAAATTATTCGATtctagagaagaagaagaagaagaaggagaaatcGAATTAGGTTTGTCTTACGATGTTCTAGGGATAGttaagggtttagggtttaacaGGAAATCTGATTTAGCTATTGAGGTTTTCAATTGGGTTCGAAGACGTGATAATTCTAGTGTTTTATTGAATGGTTCTGTCATTGCTGTGATTATAAGCACGCTGGGGAAAGAAGGAAGGGTTTCTGATGCCGTTTCTTTTCTCCATAATCTGTACAAACATGGTTTCCCACTTGATGTTTATGCATATACTTCTCTGATAACTGCTTGTGGAAGTAATGGAAAGTATAGAGAGGCAATTAGATTGTTTAAGCAAATGGAGGAAGAAGGTTGTCAACCCACTTTGATAACATATAATGTAATCTTGAATGTTTATGGCAAAATGGGAATGCCATGGAATAAAGCTATTGAACTTCTTGACCATATGAAGAGTATAGGGGTCATGCCCGATGCCTATACTTATAACACTCTTATAGCTTGTTGTCGTCGAGGTTCTTTGTATGAGGAGGCGAAGAATGTCTTCGAGGAGATGAAATCGGTTGGCTTTCTACCTGATAAAGTCACTTATAACGCGTTATTAGATGTTTATGGGAAGTCTAGACGACCTAAGGAGGCCATGGAAGTTCTTAGTGAAATGGAGCGAAATGGTTTTTCTCCAACCATTGTCACTTACAATTCGTTGATTGCAGCTTATTTGAGAGATGGTCTTCTCAATGAAGCGCAGGAGTTGAAGGATAGAATGGTGGGGATTGGGATTAAACCAGATGTTTTCACTTACACAACTCTATTGTCGGGTTTCGAGAGGGCGGGGAAAGATGAATCGGCCATGATGGTTTTTGAGGAGATGAGGAACTCGGGTTGTAATCCTAACATATGCACGTTCAATGCTCTTATCAAAATGTATGGAAACCGTGGGAAATTCACTGAGATGATGAAGATTTTTGAGGATATTCATTCTGCGAGATGCACTCCCGACGTTGTGACGTGGAACACGCTGTTGGCGGTGTTTGGTCAAAACGGGATGGATTCAGAAGTCTCGGGCGTGTTCAGGGAGATGAAGAGAGAAGGGTTTGTAGCCGAGAGAGATACTTTCAACACGCTGATAAGCGCTTATAGTCGATGCGGCTCGTTCGAGCAAGCGATGGATATGTACAAGAGGATGTTGGAATCGGGTGTAATTCCTGATCTCTCCACTTACAATTCTGTTCTAGCCGCATTGGCTCGAGGAGGGCTTTGGGAGCAGTCGGAGAGGGTTCTCAACGAGATGAGTGAACACGGGTGCAAACCAAACGAGCTTACGCATAGCTCGTTGCTTCACGCTTACGCAAACGGGAAGGCGATCGAAAAGATGCGTTCTTTTCAAGAGAGGATACACTCGGGCGCGATTGAATCGCACGCCGTGCTTTTGAAGACTCTCGTTTTGGTAAATAGCAAGCGCAACCTTCTGACGGAGACAGAACGGGCTTTCCAAGAGTTGAGGAAATCCGGTTGTTGTATCGATATAACTACATTGAATTCCATGGTTTCTATTTACGGAAGGAGACAGATGATCGCGAAAGCGAACGAGATACTTCGGTTCATGAACGATAACGGATTTACGCCCACGCTCACGACTTATAACAGCTTGATGTATATGTACAGCAGATCGATGAATTTCACTCGATCAGAAGAAATACTAAGGGATAATATACTTGCGAAAGGAATGAAACCCGACATTATATCGTACAATACTGTTATATACGCCTATTGCAGAAACGGGCAGCTTAAGGAAGCTTCTCGGATATTCACGGAGATGACTGAATCTGGGCTCGAACCGGATGTCATAACCTATAATACATTTATTGCGAGTTATGCCGCCGATTCAATGTTTGTGGAAGCTATTGATGTTATCGGTTACATGATCAAGCGTGGATGCAAACCGAACCAGAGTACTTATAATTCCATTGTGGATTGGTATAGTAAGCTTGATCGGTTAGACGAGGCGATCATGTTTATTAACAATCTCCGTAAGCTTGATCCGTATGTTTCTAAAGATGAAGAACGTAGGCTGACCGAACGATTGTCGTCGACGTCGAGATGA
- the LOC124930760 gene encoding plastid division protein PDV2-like encodes MDEDGIELALARASELRAKITNCIHKASANQTLNSLQEGQDRENVDTYGIRSNGTQAEDEEEEEEEAAVESLLNIRDALESLEGQLTSLQALQQQQCYERETGLSEIELSRKKLLKKLQEYKGKDYQVIYDATAFASETVEVANNDLLLPPYGPYPSRPPPPRPSSLSVSRKFEQHPTTSDGKKCRVESSSEEGEEEKKEKSECEEGNKKQALKGLKYLINAGTKTMLMVVGVVFALHLTGFEPRVVRKKKRDKQEAFNNVFGIIEKERMITQCPAGKVLVVEDGESRCVVKERVEIPFEAVVVVAKPDVSFGCG; translated from the exons atGGATGAAGATGGCATTGAACTGGCCTTGGCTCGAGCTTCAGAACTCAGGGCCAAGATCACTAACTGCATCCACAAAGCATCGGCTAATCAGACGCTGAACAGTTTACAAGAAGGTCAAGATAGAGAGAATGTAGACACTTACGGGATTCGTTCCAATGGCACTCAAGCGgaagatgaagaggaagaagaggaagaagcaGCAGTCGAGAGCCTTTTGAACATACGGGACGCTCTCGAATCTCTCGAAGGCCAGCTCACTTCTTTGCAG GCATTGCAGCAGCAACAATGTTACGAAAGAGAAACAGGACTGTCAGAAATTGAATTGAGCCGAAAAAAGTTGCTTAAGAAACTTCAGGAGTACAAAGGCAAAGACTATCAAGTAATCTACGATGCAACAGCTTTTGCTAGTGAAACTGTTGAAGTAGCAAACAATGATCTCCTTCTTCCTCCATATGGACCATATCCCAGCAGGCCACCGCCGCCCAGGCCTTCTTCCCTCTCAGTCTCGCGCAAGTTTGAGCAACACCCAACAACGAGTGATGGTAAAAAGTGTAGAGTTGAATCATCAtcagaagaaggagaagaagagaagaaggagaagTCAGAATGTGAAGAAGGTAATAAGAAGCAGGCACTAAAAGGGTTGAAATATCTGATCAATGCAGGGACCAAGACAATGCTTATGGTTGTGGGTGTTGTATTTGCTTTGCATTTAACTGGATTTGAACCTAGGGTggtgaggaagaagaagagggaTAAACAGGAGGCATTCAATAATGTATTTGGCATTATTGAGAAAGAGAGAATGATAACGCAATGCCCGGCTGGGAAGGTGTTGGTAGTTGAAGATGGAGAGTCGCGCTGTGTGGTGAAAGAGAGAGTTGAAATTCCGTTTGAAgcagttgttgttgttgcaaAACCTGATGTTAGCTTCGGATGCGGTTGA